From Rhododendron vialii isolate Sample 1 chromosome 10a, ASM3025357v1, the proteins below share one genomic window:
- the LOC131303050 gene encoding uncharacterized protein LOC131303050, with product MESSIVLLCKYGSKTLVVPVRRDFYFDDVVRSLVKKWPNLETSSFQLLYAVGGHDNCVLDNDVDFENMFALASAYGVSCVDVVVEVLSSCVDHNNRSIVVESVECRRSFEVGQSSTMHEVEEDPLEKFCHHHETVRLSVGWAKLITHVGQEFRGGVQEFKDCLAKYAIEVGFVYKFLKNDKSRVMAECSKKHIESGCQWFIHATIERSNGFFCIREFEKNHSCVGVFASSKNPRMSSKLVAKEIREEVRTKTNYAPIQAVKFFEKYYAGDELYGDYALSFDQLRWYAEVAKEKNPGSVIDVEYCDKTNCFRRIFVAFDACIKGFNYCRPLLALDGTFLKGRYIGTPFGAIGKDGDQGLFPVAYGIADSENDKNWLRFLRKLSTILSSRPITFIIDRHSGLLKGILKVFPNGYHGYCLTHLKNNLRDKFKGRLSNGFRDREVELFSCCAYAPSIPNYEEAFKELCNVGGPKAKGFVELLPLDKWANAYFEGRRYGVICLNPVESFNKWILEARHLPILKVIDMIRVKLMEQMCDRRQQSWKWNDIVCPEMDKKLVTSFNKGRSWTVAKESEDVFDMFSLPTVVVDVQRWTCTLKAIQKVGLQVSNYINPFYIVEAFRLSYESMINPIPTLGAPEVTKENRVVLPPKKRNP from the exons ATGGAATCTTCTATTGTTCTTTTGTGCAAATATGGTTCAAAAACTCTTGTCGTACCAGTTAGGAGAGATTTCTACTTTGACGATGTTGTTCGTAGTCTGGTGAAGAAGTGGCCAAATTTGGAAACCTCTAGTTTTCAACTTTTGTATGCTGTAGGTGGACATGACAATTGCGTTCTAGATAATGATGTcgattttgaaaatatgtttgCATTGGCTAGTGCGTATGGGGTTAGTTGCGTTGATGTAGTTGTTGAAGTGCTTTCTTCTTGTGTTGATCATAATAATCGGAGTATTGTTGTTGAAAGTGTTGAATGTCGAAGAAGTTTTGAAGTCGGTCAAAGTAGTACTATGCATGAAGTAGAAGAAGATCCGCTTGAGAAGTTTTGTCACCACCACGAGACTGTCCGTCTTTCTGTTGGTTGGGCTAAGTTGATTACTCATGTTGGCCAAGAGTTTAGAGGCGGAGTACAAGAGTTTAAGGATTGTCTAGCAAAGTATGCTATTGAAGTCGGATTTGTATATAAGTTTTTGAAGAATGACAAGTCTAGAGTAATGGCGGAGTGTTCAAAAAAACATATAGAATCTGGTTGTCAATGGTTTATTCATGCAACCATTGAGAGATCTAACGGTTTCTTTTGCATTAGGGAGTTTGAGAAGAATCACAGTTGTGTTGGTGTTTTTGCTAGTTCGAAGAATCCTCGGATGAGTTCAAAGTTGGTTGCTAAAGAGATTAGGGAGGAAGTTCGAACGAAGACAAACTATGCACCAATACAAGCagtgaaattttttgagaagtaTTAT GCAGGTGATGAGCTCTATGGAGATTATGCACTGTCTTTTGACCAACTAAGGTGGTATGCTGAGGTAGCGAAGGAGAAAAACCCAGGAAGTGTTATTGATGTTGAGTATTGTGACAAAACTAATTGTTTTAGAAGGATTTTTGTAGCATTTGATGCGTGTATCAAAGGCTTCAATTATTGCCGTCCTCTGTTGGCACTCGATGGGACATTTTTGAAGGGGAGGTACATAGGAACCCCTTTCGGAGCTATAGGAAAAGATGGCGATCAAG gaCTGTTTCCAGTGGCTTATGGCATTGCTGATTCTGAAAATGACAAGAATTGGCTTCGGTTTTTGAGGAAGTTGTCAACAATTCTGTCATCTCGTCCAATAACATTCATAATAGATCGTCATTCTGGGCTTTTGAAAGGTATTCTAAAGGTTTTTCCCAATGGATATCATGGGTATTGTTTGACGCATTTGAAGAATAACTTGAGGGACAAGTTTAAGGGCAGATTGTCTAATGGTTTTAGGGACAGAGAAGTCGAGTTGTTTTCTTGTTGTGCATATGCACCATCGATTCCTAATTATGAGGAAGCTTTTAAAGAACTCTGCAATGTTGGTGGTCCAAAAGCTAAGGGTTTTGTTGAATTGTTGCCACTTGACAAGTGGGcaaatgcatattttgaagGTAGAAGATATGGGGTCATATGTTTAAATCCAGTTGAGTCTTTCAACAAATGGATTTTGGAAGCCCGTCATTTGCCAATTTTGAAAGTGATTGACATGATAAGGGTTAAACTGATGGAGCAAATGTGTGATAGGAGGCAACAGTCATGGAAGTGGAACGACATCGTGTGTCCTGAAATGGATAAGAAGTTGGTCACAAGTTTCAACAAAGGTCGGTCGTGGACTGTGGCAAAGGAAAGTGAAGATGTTTTTGATATGTTCTCTCTTCCGACAGTTGTAGTTGATGTTCAGAGATGGACGTGCACAT TGAAGGCTATTCAAAAGGTCGGCTTACAAGTATCAAACTACATAAATCCTTTTTACATCGTTGAAGCTTTTCGATTGTCATATGAGAGTATGATAAATCCTATTCCCACTCTCGGAGCTCCAGAAGTGACAAAAGAGAACCGTGTAGTTCTTCCTCCTAAGAAAAGAAATCCGTAG
- the LOC131303580 gene encoding uncharacterized protein LOC131303580 translates to MPKTSFANEVCVRGGRIMTNSSLKEYFQIAVKEKDDESANDVARVLTLYLISMVFLPSTESRVSWNLIEFVEDLDKISSYDWATFFTDKLIRQLNDNIETPASTGGCITGLLYWLCEHVKLVSQRDPTNFPRFVKWRFTDLSVGLADNPLDVLDPLIVNDSELEATELEKELFGFVEVPEDDHVKPEDEQDKDGDDPDHDDANTELQKENEFVREKIKRLTEENEQKDATIAHLQKRISELQDETYEKTVVEHFEVETAHVERDFL, encoded by the exons ATGCCAAAAACAAGTTTTGCTAATGAAGTTTGTGTTCGGGGAGGTAGGATAATGACGAATTCAAGTTTGAAAGAATACTTCCAAATAGCTGTGAAGGAAAAGGATGATGAAAGTGCAAACGACGTAGCACGTGTGCTAACACTGTATCTTATCTCGATGGTGTTTCTCCCAAGCACAGAGTCAAGGGTGAGCTGGAATTTAATTGAGTTCGTTGAAGACTTGGATAAGATCAGCTCCTATGACTGGGCAACATTCTTTACAGACAAGCTCATAAGGCAATTGAACGACAATATTGAAACACCGGCATCAACCGGGGGCTGCATAACAGGGCTCCTG TATTGGTTGTGTGAGCACGTGAAATTGGTAAGCCAAAGAGATCCAACAAACTTCCCGAGGTTCGTCAAGTGGAGGTTTACCGACCTTAGTGTTGGTTTGGCAGATAACCCGTTggatgttcttgatccgttAATCGTGAACGACTCAGAGTTGGAGGCAACAGAATTGGAAAAAGAGTTGTTTGGATTTGTTGAGGTGCCGGAAGATGATCATGTGAAGCCAGAAGATGAGCAGGATAAAGATGGTGATGACCCGGACCATGATGATGCAAATACAGagcttcaaaaagaaaatgaattcgttcgagaaaaaatcaaaag GTTGACCGAGGAGAATGAGCAAAAAGATGCTACAATTGCCCATCTTCAAAAAAGAATTTCGGAGCTTCAAGACGAGACATATGAGAAAACAGTTGTTGAACATTTTGAAGTGGAGACTGCTCATGTTGAGAGGGATTTTTTGTGA